Sequence from the Burkholderia stabilis genome:
CGGCAGCGACGCGAAGCGCTTCCACATCTCGGTCAGTTCCGGATACGTGCCGGCCAGCGCCGCATAGGCCTTCTCGACCGTCACGCCCGCGCCGATCTCGATCCAGTCGCCGCGCTCCGCGAGGCGCTGCAATTCGGCGATCTGGCCGACGTAGATCAGGTCGTCGAGCCGGCGCATCTGCTTGGTGACCCACAGGCCGATGTCGGTGCTGCCCGCGAGGATGCGTGCGTCGGGCCGCTCGGCCTTCAGTGCGGCCAGCGCGTCGAGCGTGCGCGGCGCAGCGAAACGCGCGCCGTTGACCGTCGTGTAGTCGAACGTGTCGTCGCGCTTGAGCGACGCGAGCGTGCGGGCGAGCGCAGCCGTATCGACCGGCGCCGACGGCGCCGGCGCATCGAACATCTGCACGGCCGCATCGACGATCGGGCGGTAGCCGGTGCAGCGGCACAGGTTGCCCGTCAGCGCATCGGCGATCTCGGTGCGCGTCGGCACGTCCTTCGCCTTCGCGCACGTGCCGGCGCTCGCGCAACCTTCGTGGCCGTGCTTCTCGTACAGCGCCCACATCGACATCACGAAGCCGGGCGTGCAGAACCCGCATTGCGAACCGTGGCAGTCGACCATCGCCTGCTGAACCGGGTGCAGCCCGCCATCCGGCTGGCGCAGGTCCTCGACCGTCAGCAGCGCCTTGCCGTCGAGCGTCGGCAGGAACTGGATGCATGCGTTGACGGCCTTGAACTCGACCGCGCCGGTGTCGGTCAGCTCGCCGACGACGACCGTGCACGCGCCGCAGTCGCCTTCCGCGCAGCCTTCC
This genomic interval carries:
- the xdhA gene encoding xanthine dehydrogenase small subunit, which produces MSEPIRFYHRHAIREVSGADVTRTVLQYLREDAHCTGTKEGCAEGDCGACTVVVGELTDTGAVEFKAVNACIQFLPTLDGKALLTVEDLRQPDGGLHPVQQAMVDCHGSQCGFCTPGFVMSMWALYEKHGHEGCASAGTCAKAKDVPTRTEIADALTGNLCRCTGYRPIVDAAVQMFDAPAPSAPVDTAALARTLASLKRDDTFDYTTVNGARFAAPRTLDALAALKAERPDARILAGSTDIGLWVTKQMRRLDDLIYVGQIAELQRLAERGDWIEIGAGVTVEKAYAALAGTYPELTEMWKRFASLPIRNAGTIGGNVANGSPIGDSMPGLIALGARVVLRGGDTVRELPLEALYTGYQQKDMAPHEFVVGLKVPTRTGARANLQFRTYKLSKRFDSDISAVCAAFAFIADGDTIREPRIAFGGMAATPKRAAQTEAVLDGALWHEATAQAAMQALERDYQPLSDMRATSTYRLDTAKNLMYRFWLETRPHDPLPPQALNVREVAAEIGTDAARV